The DNA sequence atggcggaatagcacttttgggagtacttcgactcgcctgaaaaatccGCTCCAAGAGGAGAGTGTTACCCCGCctagtcgaagtactcccaaaagtgctattccgccatacaTTATAGTACATTTCTAACTTCATCACTGTTTGATACCCTTGAATGAACTGGGCTAAGCTAAGTGATACCAAAGTGTCGCAGCACGCcacagcgcttacgtgcacgcactaagaAGATAGAGGTATGTATagactcttcttagttaaggtaataacatagtttaatttGACAAAACGATGGAGTATCGCTTAAAGTGCGTGCGCCACGACTATGAAAAGCTATCATCAATGGAGCTCAGATTTTACAATTCACCATGGGAATGGCACATGAAAGAAGTCTGGCTACTTTTCACTAGTGCAACTGGAATTGCTGCTGCAAGTTTACAGCAACTATGagcatacataaaaaaataacaataacatGTTGCTAGGACACATATTAGAACTTCTAGATCTGAATTACGAGTTAAAACCACAAAACAAGGATACAGGTGTCAGTATGGCCTTTAATAATTACTAAGACTGCTAGTCTgtttttaccttcacaaagttTTGAGCACTGTGAAGTTAACTTTGTGCGCTTTGAGGGCGTCACCTCCAACTCCACCAACTTCTCTGTAATTTTCTGTTTTTGGCCCTTGGCCTTCCGTAGGTAAGCCACTACTGTGTTTGCGGAGTAGCATTCTGGTAGGGAGCATCTCCTTTGCAGTTCTTCTGATGTAACCAGGTATCtgaaacattaaattacatagaTTATAATTGAATaggtttaaaatgtaatctttaaaaaaacatctttaGATGTGTCTACCTATAAAAAGTCTACCTTTTTGCTTGGTTAAAGTCCGAAACCTTCAAAACACTTTCCACCAGAAATCCCCCTGGAAGGACAGAAAAAAGAATAGTAAAAGTATGCAATGGAAACTAAAGGTAGGCtactataaaaataatatgttCCTTATTCTTCATCCTGATTTATTTGACCCCTTCTTACAGACCATTTaccagtatttttattttgtgacctagcaaaaacacagctaaatttttttttgtgatttactgtgttaagtaaggaataattaacAACGGGAGattgaataataataaaaatgatgcacacccaaggtggtaattcAGCACAGCTTAACATTGGTTTCATTCCTAACCCTTCAACACAAGATTTAGATTTACAGTATAGATGTATCTGTTTTTCCTGAAGATTGTTAAGATAGATGAGGATTCATTAAGTGCTGGGCAGAAAGTGAATGACAGTGCAGTATTATGGCTACAGtgtgttttaaatatttcattgctttctttaaaatgtctcaaagtcatgactgtttacaacacacttggcatcacattcgTGATTTAATCTAAAATTACACTTTTCGTATCAATCCACAATCATAattaaagcactttaattgAGCGTGACCAGCGCAGCAAAAATAAAGCCGACACCAAAACGATCGCAGTACTACTGCTTCAGTGACGCTCCTGCTACGCGAAGACGTGGTGCTCACACATGCGGtgtttaagacatttgacaagttaggtgtggtttacagaaaaataatcaacatccATGGAACAtttttcagccaatcagaataaaggaTTCAACAGGATTTCCACAAACCTTTAAGGAAATTGTTCATTTGTCAAAGTTTCAACTTAGAACTTTACCTGTCTTATCTTGGATTTGCCCTGTGCTATTTTTTCCCTCAACTCCTGCACTCTGTCTTATGCTGTCTTGTTCCTCAAGTCCAGTGGTGTTGGGAAAACTTTCTCCTGTGCTGTGTTGTCCCTCATTTCTGGTGTTGGGGTTACTTTCTTCTGTGCTGTCTTGTCCCTCATTTCTGGTGTTGGGGTTACTTTCTCCTGTGGTGTCTTGTCTCTCATTTCTGGTGTTGGGGTTACTTTCTCCTGTGCTGTCTTGTCCCTCATTTCTGGTGTTTGAGTTACTTTCTCCTGTGCTGTCTTGGCCCTCATTTCTTGTGTTGGGGTTACTGTCTCCTGTTCTGTATTGTCCATCATTTCTGGTGTTGGGGTTACTTTCTCCTGTGCTGTCTTGTCCCTCATTTCTGGTGTTGGGGTTACTTTCTCCTGTGCTGTCTTTTCGCTCATTACTGGTGTAGGGTATACTTTATCATGTGCTGTCTTGTCCATCATTTCTGGTGTTGGGGTTACTTTCTCCTGTGCTGTCTTGTCCCTCATTTCTGGTGTTGGGGTTACTTTCTCCTTTGCTGTCTTGTCCCTCATTTCTGGTGTTGGGGTTACTTTCTCCTGTGCTGTCTTGTCCCTCATTTCTGGTGTTTGAGTTACTTTCTCCTGTGCTGTGTTGTCCCTCATTTCTGGTGTTGGGGTTACTTTCTTCTGTGCTGTCTTGTCCCTCATTTCTGGTGTTGGGGTTACTTTCTCCTGTGGTGTCTTGTCTCTCATTTCTGGTGTTGGGGTTACTTTCTCCTGTGCTGTCTTGTCCCTCATTTCTGGTGTTTGAGTTACTTTCTCCTGTGCTGTCTTGTCTCTCATTTCTGGTGTTGGGGTTACTTTCTCCCGTGCTGTCTTGTCCATCATTTCTGGTGTTGGGGTTACTTTCTCCTGTGGTGTCTTGTCCATCATTTCTGGTGTTGGGGTTACTTTCTCCTGTGCTGTCTTGTCCCTCATTTCTGGTGTTGTGGTTACTTTCTCCTGTGCTGTCTTGTCCATCATTTCTGGTGTTGGGGTTACTTTCTCCTGTGCTGTCTTGTCCCTCATTTCTGGTGTTGGGGTTACTTTCTCCTTTGCTGTCTCGTCCCTCATTTCTGGTGTTGGGGTTACTTTCTCCTGTGCTGTCTTGTCCCTCATTTCTGGTGTTTGAGTTACTTTCTCCTGTGCTGTCTTGTCCCTCATTTCTGGTGTTTGAGTTACGTTCTCCTGTGGTGTCTTGTCCCTCATTTTTGGTGTTGGGGTTACTTACTCCTGAGCTGTCTTGTCCCTCATGTCTAGAGTTTGTGTTGCTTTCTCCTAAGCTATGTTGTTCCTCCGGTCTTGTGTTCTTTGGGTTGCTTTGTCCTGAGCTGTCTTGCCCTTCGATTCTGGTTCTGTTTGGGATAATTTCTCCTGCGCTGTCTTCTCAAAGAATTTGTTTATTAGTAAGAATTTTACAATCCATTAATCTCTCAGGATGTAAAATGCATCtatgcaaaataaaatgtttacttgATAATGTTGCAAAAGGGTAAGTTGTTCATAATTTAACTACCTTTGCAAAAAATGCACCTGGCATCCTCTTGATTTCCAGGTAGACATTTTGTATGAATACGTACTGAacaagttgaacatttttcctATAAAGATCATTTCCATAAAAATGGTTAAATCAAGATTTCCCTAACTGAATCAAAtgcttcaaaaacacacaaggcagaaacaaacaaatacaaaacttgattacttttttctaaattaaaatgtcatttacaTCACTTACCTGGATCTTTCTAGATGCCATCCTGTGACAAATACCACAAATACCAGACCTATCTAAAGTAACAGGACACACGCTAGCTGTGATAATACTCTTTCAACATGATCTAACCAATAAGAAACTCTGAATATGTGCATGGAACTTACCAAGTGAACTGAATAGAAATATCCCCAGTCGTTCTCTCTCCTGCAGTACAGGCGAGCATGCAAGATAGCCCCTTGTGTCACCTAAAAAAGCCTCAGCAAACTTCAGAagttccaaaaaaaaaaagaaaacataataGCAACAAAAGTACATAAGCTTAGCTCAACTTCTAAAACAAGCTTCACTTATTTATTAGGGTACGAACAATTAAGAACAGTGTTGTAATTCTTAAAACATTTGTTGTATCTGTAGCTGttgttaaaaaatttttttaccaCTGCTGTAAAAACGCCACATGAAATAGTGTCATTCTGAAGGGTATGGTTCCTCTTTGTTCTTTTCCACGGTCCCCGGTAGCCTTTTGATGCAGCAAATATGCTAAAATGTAAGTCACAGTAAGTTAAAATATGTTAAGTTGACATTCCATAGCAAAGGTTTATGTAGATATagatacagcggggaaaataaatatttgacacatcagcatccTCTTCAACAAGGGTATTTCTAagtagcctggtccaaccagactctcgtacattcatttcatttgtacagagagtctggccacgttccattgcaaagcgttacttccgttaaggagggtcctctgttgaagttaaaaactattggatctgcccagagtcactcagaaTCTGCCATAGCCAATCGCTAACGTGtagtcgtgacgtatatcatgcgccgAAACCGACCGGAAACAACAAGCCAGAATGAttagaccaacaaaacttagcaaacattgttcttgctccggctttaacttctgtatattcggcagttttgcatcAATGGACTGAATAGCTTTTCTCatgtctttctccgctgccattactgaactacaactgaCGCACAACCTCAACGTCATTGTTCTTAGCCActcccctctgttcgctgattggacctgcagatttttgcaggagaaaatgaaactctacacagcagtcccagacgtactTCTGAagctaaatgaaaattaagcggaagcacgtaggagggcggagccaaacaaatttttaagtgggctattgacacaaaacttccaccagatgtagccatcaagccaaacacCGAATTCATACAAGAAATCAGAACAtctaagtatacaagttgattcaaaataaatgaaatgacacagggaataagtgtTGAACacgaagagaacaaggtgcaaaatggcatagaaagtcaggagatcacctgaaatatGCCAGTACTGAGAGAGAAAACCTGCCCCCAAACAGTACTAactgatatcagctgctttagtcctaactgatggcctataaaggcttctcattacccaggaggtAGAGCCCTGCAAGCCCGTCGGGGCCCGACAGGCTAAGCCTATTTGGGCCGGGCTCgggccgtttttttttttacagaccgGGCTCGGGTCGGGCTTATTTTAGCGTCTCtcctcattgtgtgtgtgtgtgtttgcgtgtgtagcAGAGACAGCGCGCATctgaggctatgtttacattaatgttcctttaaaacgttacttttgctatgttacgcctttcatttacacATCACCcgtttcgaccctcataaacggatttgtttgcaaaaactgcagaccctgtttagtttgagaactcagactgCGCTGAGTGTAAATAAACGTAGATGGaatcttatgtaaacgaacagctcaTGTTAATGTGACAgcacatcattttcaaagtaaaaattatttttattcaggtaatggtttgcaacggaggttttgccaaaaatagtaaacatctaccaaccagctattataaacgctatcagattgttttatgtatccttatagataatgtctgttttatatttatgtttgagtattgttgggtttgaatattcttgtgttgtttatgttttgtttaaatttagttagcttattacgaaagatagaccgttattttaaacgccatatagggcaTTGTAAAAGTCAATTTAAatggagaattgtaatgggtcagacattattttctagtttaatttaagtttttcttgcTACTtgaaaatgaatttcgtttcatataatttgtctctaaATTTTAAtggatgttttgttgataagttttgtgaatataaattaataaaaacaaaaaatcaatgtcatattaatatttaatgcttgtttagccgattgcgctttttgctatttatgcgttgctagcggaggacgtgcacggacctcacacacttttaaaaattaacgtcatactaatttttattaattaattgcacactgaacagcaacaggtaagggaagataagttatttggtgtttttctgaagaatacagtcagtttgtacaaacatttttaaatggactataagatcataaatatgaactgtgaacaatgaactattataactccctacattaaagcaataagcatttctgtaggctaaagctatacttcacctcttattatgtttgaGAAGGCGCctccaagagagagagagcgcgcgcaTCAAAGAGCGCGTGCGTCAGAGAGAGCTTAAAAGTGATTGATATTGGTCTCGGGTCAGGTCGGGTTGGGCTGAAAAAATTGCAGACATTGTCGGGCTGGGGTAGGGTCGGGCTTGAACACTTCGGGCCAGGGCCGGGTTAGGGCTGGAGTTTTTGGCCCGTGCAGGGCTCTaccaggaggcacacaggaaagactttATGATGGGGAAAAGCAAtgaactctctcaagatcttcgtaatcttaaattgaaaagcattttaatggGAATGGTAAtaggcgcatttccagaatgctgaatgttcctgtgaccactgtgggggccattatccgGAAATAGAAAGAGCATCAGTTCACAATAAACCGGCCACGATCAGGTGCTCTACGTAAGATCCCTGTCtgaggagtccaaagaataatctggagagttctccaagagccaagaaccactccTTGCATTAGTAGGTACTgttgtttaaaagaaaagtataagcaatgcactgaaccgccacagcatccatgcacgctcaccacgcaagactccattgctgaacaaaaagcatgcTGAGGCTCAgttaaagtttgtgaaagaGCATCTGGAGAAGCCTGaggattattgggagactatatagtcagatgaaagcaaaatgtaactttttggcagtcattctacacaccctgtttggagaagaaatggcactgcccaccaccccaaggACACTATcccaacagttaagtttgggggtggaagcatcatggttcgggctgcttttcagcaaggggtactggcagacttcatattattaATGGCATGAcgaatggagaaatgtaccgggacattctggacaaaaatctgctgccatctaccagaaagctgaaaatgaaaagagggtggacatttcAGTGTGATCCCATGATcacaatgatcccaaacacaaggTCAAGGAAAGaatgaagtggtttcaaagaaagaaaatcaaatcccatagaaaatctatggagagaactgaagatcaaagttcataaaagaagCCCAatgaaccttcaagatttaaagagcatttgtgtggaagaaagGGCCAGAaacactcctgagcaatgcagacgactggtctctccatacaagatgtgtctagaagctgtaatcaccgataaaggcttttctacaaagtattaaataaagtgtgttcaataattATTCCCTGGGTCATTTCACATTATTTATTTGGACTCAACTTCTATAATTAAATTTTCTGATTTCTTtttatgaattcaatatttggcttgatgggtACATCTGggaaaattttgtgtcaatagctcacttagaaatccccttaatgataaaaatgctgatgtgtcaaatacttattttcagatggatagatggatggatggatggatagatggatggatggatggatggatggatggatggatggatggaataTTTTTAGTTGTACCTCCAATTTTCTGCTAATTTGTAGTACTGTTCATCTTCTTCCCCCAGTGAATTTAAGTAAGTAATAGTATGATCAACAATACTGCAgtgctaaaaaaatatattatataaaaacagcaaaatagAAAACGGGGCCAATGTTTATTGTGCACATTACTACTCGCAGCAAAATCTCATTAATAAGTAACTTACAAAAAAGGTCCAGTGATTCCCACACTCCAGATAGGGACCGATGATCTCCTTTATGTTTTCAAAGATGTTCCTCTGAACAGGAGAgaaaattaattaatctaaagtATAACATATCAATAAAACAAGGGAATGAGACAAGCAAGTAATGTTTACCTAAACACTACAGGTCAGAAGTTTAGGatcactctaaaaaaatgtttttaaatctaaagttttgtttcaaaGTTTGAAATGACTTGTTGACAAAAATAGAGTCCAAAATACATGGACATTTCTTTAATTCTGTTCAAAAAGCTAGTATTTTTCATACAATTTACTCTCTTTAGCACTGTTTTCATtgtcctaaaaacaggctgatgtcttccttgttctatgaagtccctccttcaaaaatacgtaatgagttctgattgtgtagcttgtttagtgtgttgtgatttgacagCAGCTTAGCCAGAGCTGTTTGatcttagctggcgactgacatattcctgtgggcggagcttAGTCAAAAGCTCCtatattgacgtcattcaaccgggaagtagagggctttAGTCCAAACCGGCCTACACACTAAATAAactttgaaaaatgggatcaggaaaaacgggacctttaagaAGATTTATAGTTTCGGGCAGTCGTAGCCTAAGGGTTAAGTAGTCTGACCTCTCACTCAAAGGTCGCTGATTCGATTCCTAGTGACTGAGGTGCCCTTGCTTACTCCCAGTTGCTCCCTGAACACTGCAGTGATGGCGGCCCCATGTCTTGGTGTATGTGTGTTAACTATTTGCGGTGTAAGTGTTCCCATTTATTGTGGATGGCTTAAATGCAGATGTCACTTTCACAATTGTGATATTCCATTGTTTTGACAGGTTTACTATTATGCTAAAATTtctaaatgacaaaaaatgtaaataaactgAATAAATGATCCTAAACTTTGCTTGGTTAACCCAGTTAGAACAGGGAATTAACTTTTGTAGGAGTAATTCTTACCTTGGTAAAGTAACGGCTCCTTGCTCTTGGTTTCCCTTCCAGAATATCAGTCAGGGTGTGGGTATTAATAGCCAGAACATCAGGTTGCCTCTAAATGATTAATAAATATTACATGATATTGATATTTATATTGAGTGctaaaaatcttttaaacacacacacagacacacacacacatccagtATTAATGTGTTAGTTACCATGCTGAACAGGTGAAACAAGGCATCCATGACCTGACAAAGAGCAttgatgaaagaaaaaaaacttaggAAAAGTGGGAATGGCATTCCAataaggacaagttcggtattttacacttaaagccctgttttcagattgtttattgACTGAAACttggacatatgcggctgccaacaggttttatcatagtttttgccaactccattgacttgtattagatgtgctgtgaggtacggtattactccacgccgggaactttgtttctattcttgcaattggcaatggcaaccaccacctgggctggagtgtctactattcaagctctaagcggaaggaTGTATGGGTGTGaagcgtttggaaaaataggtccacaagttaacaacgaatggtaaaacagctgttggaaaccatcttttgcagcgatttttgtgtgagcatatcagtgaacacccttgaccaccactcggtgagttttacgtctttgtaaacaaaagtttaatgcatttttggaagtattgttccagtgcacctatgcaccCATTGGagaggtgtgaggtgaaacaacaaacacccgaaaattctcggggcagccgcatatgtcgaaatttcagtcaaaaccgttctatttcatcataaacaatctgaaaacagggctttaagtgtaaaataccgagcTTGTCCTTTAAACACTAAAAAGTGTATCTGACAAGTATATCCAAAGTAACTTCCATgcattaaagtttattttcataTAGAAACAGAAGTTATAAAACAATAGAAATTTTACCTCATCAGACACTTTGTTGTTGTCTATTAGTGattcaaaacttttcacataAAGTGGATAAGGACCAATTTGTCCAATTTTGGATTCTCTATGTAGTCCTTCTGACTTCATAATTTTTAAGACTGCATAAGTAAAAAATGGTGAAACAATATGCTCAACATATACATAAACAAAATGGTGAAACAATATGCTCAAcatatacataaacatacagaaCAGGTCTACTGTCATACATCAATTggaaagacattttttattgtgtaaatGGTATTCCATGAAAAGCACACCACATAATTAAAAAGTGTTATGCTTACCATTCATTTTTCTCCAAAAGAAATTCCCCTTGAAGAGAGGGCTATAAGTTGACATAATGACAATATATTAACACATCACAAATATTAACACAGGTGTTAAAAGTTCGTACTATAATTGGTACTTTGTTAATGAACAATTACAGAAGTTTGTCTTTGGCAGCTAAGAGCAATAACATAACACCACatcagacattcagattaatacagcacagctTTCCTGCCccaagagcagcaacataacctaacgccaccaAACATACCAGAAGCTGTGATTAATACAAGCAAAATAGTGGCTCTGCAGCAACTTACTTTTAAACACCCCACAGATCATGTATTTAGTCAGTTTtctgacacaaaaacattgattaaaagtTTTAGATCAACGCTCGACATCCAAGTTGGTGCAAAATAAGATAATGCTAACATGCTAACGACTGTTAGCTtactatttatgtattttttacttaaattatCTCAAAATGTCAAATCAAGGgtaccaaataaaaaaattgttccTTTGAAGAATGTGTAATCATGTCTTTTTACACGTCTTTTTGGTGCTAAATAAGATAATGCTAACGTGCTACCGACTGTTAGCTtactatttatgtatttttttacttaacttatctcaaaatatcaaatcaaggttaccaaatacataaataaaaaaattgtaccaTTGAAGAATGTGTAATCATGTCTTTTTACACGTCTTTTTGGTGCTAAATAAGATAATGCTAACGTGCTACCGACTGTTAGCTtactatttatgtattttttacttaacttatctcaaaatatcaaatcaaggttaccaaatacataaataaaaaatcttacCTTTTGAAAAATGTATACGGTAATCACTTAATCCTCTCACTCCAGTGCTGCTAACTGACGCTCACTCAAAAATGCGCTTTTTTCGAATGTTGAACCCGCCTCCTCTGCATtttcattggtcatttttgtgaaccaatcatattTCTTTCTGCCCTGAGAACATGTTTGTGTAAGGAAAACTCCCATGTGCAAATGTCATTCACAGTCATATATACatgtcgccttggggctctgagcatgcgtcaaaaccgccgccttcttacaggggtcttgtcataggaagtatctaggtaaagctgctatctccgtctgtacttcgaattcatggacgatgccggaattttgtgctgcgtatggatgttagggctactagcactatgcattatagttagaaaaagtacattttcataaaatcaaaactttcattttttcctggactaaatgctaaatacatgtctgactgttgaaacgaaccaaaagaaaaccaagaaaatcgcgttcatgacgatttatggtggttttatttctgttacaccaTTGCATACAGTGACGCTGATGCGcggttcccctgtttcaagacggcggctctagttgacgcattcggtccaatgaactgccgtagccaaggcgacatctagtgtacatatctatgattCACAGTAAGGCAACAACAGATTGCATAATATATTGACATTACGTCTTCAAAAGGGCTATTCTCAGCTAACGTAACGAGAAGGTTATGGCTGGTAGGTAAATTTTCGTTTGAATGACATTTGAGAAAAAATAAACTCTCTACCCACTTTCTTTCGGCATGCACGTAAAAGTTAATGCATGTGTGCACAGTAAGCTTGTGCCAGGGCTGCCTAGGACAGAAAACGGCACTCCTTCGTGATTCTGGACACATTACATTCTCTACCCTTTATTCGGACGgtattagttttacaggggtagatggcgtaataattttaccacaggacgtctgtAATAGGTATTAAtgtcaattcggacgggattaaaaatcTCAGTAAAACGCTCAAAAATGGGAAGGGTAAATTGATTGCGCAGCGCGTAACCTCTCGTcgcaaacaacatgacacagacgaggaaaacgcgaaacactgtgtttaatttcagtttggggataacgtcagtttcagaaacagttccgtgcctctgagaagtaaacttaacttttaaaaaaaaagtttgtgtcgTGTTATTCAGGAACTGACTTGCCACTGACTTGTTTTTCCGCCTAAaacgcaagtaaatgcttctttaagcgcttttatatttataagaaacccgcaaattaaaaggaaatgacgcGATTTACGTGTATTTTTACAGCTggattacctgaggtaattactccggacctttttacagaaggtataagtcgccgtaatctttactgacattgtccgtaatgattactgacgTGGAGCATTTGGACgggactaaaatcactgagaagctctgataaaatTTGCTTTACCCCACcctccctatgtaaaactaatcccgtccgaatagtaaTCTAATGCAAGCACAACATTATAGATCTGTGATAAGGTGCATTTTATTAAGCTACAGTACACCAATGCTCTGTAAAATGTCAGTGATATTCTCATTGTGCTTTCATGCgctgttgtttagttttttcaTTATTAATGCTCATGGGATAAATAATTTATGCAATGGTTAAGTTGCAGAACTAGTGGCAAAATGCTTGCAGGCACGCGAGATGGCTTACTGTCCCTACAGTAATTTTCAAGTCGGTGCCGCCATTCTGACGACAGGAGGCGCCATTATCACTGGTAGGCAGAGGAacctgtttttctttttaagaaACATGAATATGCATCGTTTTGTTATATCATCCTATAtatgatataaaaaaattcttctttacCCATCCGACATCACGTTCCAGGCTGCAATGTTGAGAATGCCTCCTATGGCCTTACCATTTGTGCAGAAAGAACTGCAATACAGAGAGCAGTCGCAGAAGGCCACAGAAGATTTACAGCTATAGCGGTCACATGTGATATCATATGTTACAAATACAATACCACAGCAACTTAAAATGTCTTACTAGCAAGCTGACCATAACTGTTCTGTTCTTCTGAGCAGTGATATCAAAGACAGTTTTGTGGGACCTTGTGGTGCTTGTCGACAGGTGTTAATGGAGGTAATGGCAGTAATTAATCATATTTACCCATTTGCAAGTGGATCTTAAGTTCCCAAAGGCAATACATATGTAGTTATACCTTTTAATCTGTCAAACATTAGTTGCATTCTCCACTAGTTTGCTTTTTGTCCTGCTCTCTCAATTGCACACT is a window from the Misgurnus anguillicaudatus chromosome 21, ASM2758022v2, whole genome shotgun sequence genome containing:
- the LOC129439027 gene encoding cytidine deaminase isoform X2 gives rise to the protein MAELVAKCLQAREMAYCPYSNFQVGAAILTTGGAIITGCNVENASYGLTICAERTAIQRAVAEGHRRFTAIAVTCDIIYSFVGPCGACRQVLMEFGTEWDVYLTKPDGSYKKTSLRELLPLAFTPAHLGKN
- the LOC129429974 gene encoding uncharacterized protein, whose protein sequence is MNVLKIMKSEGLHRESKIGQIGPYPLYVKSFESLIDNNKVSDEVMDALFHLFSMRQPDVLAINTHTLTDILEGKPRARSRYFTKRNIFENIKEIIGPYLECGNHWTFFHCSIVDHTITYLNSLGEEDEQYYKLAENWSIFAASKGYRGPWKRTKRNHTLQNDTISCGVFTAVFAEAFLGDTRGYLACSPVLQERERLGIFLFSSLDRSGICGICHRMASRKIQEKCSTCSVRIHTKCLPGNQEDARCIFCKDSAGEIIPNRTRIEGQDSSGQSNPKNTRPEEQHSLGESNTNSRHEGQDSSGVSNPNTKNEGQDTTGERNSNTRNEGQDSTGESNSNTRNEGQDSTGESNPNTRNEGRDSKGESNPNTRNEGQDSTGESNPNTRNDGQDSTGESNHNTRNEGQDSTGESNPNTRNDGQDTTGESNPNTRNDGQDSTGESNPNTRNERQDSTGESNSNTRNEGQDSTGESNPNTRNERQDTTGESNPNTRNEGQDSTEESNPNTRNEGQHSTGESNSNTRNEGQDSTGESNPNTRNEGQDSKGESNPNTRNEGQDSTGENSTGESNPNTRNEGQDSTGESNPNTRNDGQYRTGDSNPNTRNEGQDSTGESNSNTRNEGQDSTGESNPNTRNERQDTTGESNPNTRNEGQDSTEESNPNTRNEGQHSTGESFPNTTGLEEQDSIRQSAGVEGKNSTGQIQDKTGGFLVESVLKVSDFNQAKRYLVTSEELQRRCSLPECYSANTVVAYLRKAKGQKQKITEKLVELEVTPSKRTKLTSQCSKLCEDECSDLAGDLTYLAAKFIPQKKVAQALLEEGNLHTAMAKTEECRKTLKAVQNALESNWETYDLATHGLGPAVIKGTFSLIDSCLKEKMRALKSKDSTDK
- the LOC129439027 gene encoding cytidine deaminase isoform X1; the protein is MAVAELVAKCLQAREMAYCPYSNFQVGAAILTTGGAIITGCNVENASYGLTICAERTAIQRAVAEGHRRFTAIAVTCDIIYSFVGPCGACRQVLMEFGTEWDVYLTKPDGSYKKTSLRELLPLAFTPAHLGKN